In Candidatus Thorarchaeota archaeon, one genomic interval encodes:
- a CDS encoding ArsR family transcriptional regulator: protein MATPDRVEPMKDLEVISDPETLKVLFDHVRAEIVFKYLCKNAMTVKQLSDALGKNPGTILHHIDKLKAAGLVVQERTEQTVTGIVQRYYRATAREFRLGISEMMRSEGGVRDFAAKRLSSMVSGLAVYGVEIPEHDMAEAIERLQRLIERENEVSSDVPIVDSRTYDRLPKAVRDDASRIMRRFVLDTDPEYTRLREEWHAFLQSHLRTKVKRQ from the coding sequence GTGGCGACACCCGACCGTGTGGAGCCAATGAAGGACCTCGAGGTCATCTCGGACCCGGAGACCCTGAAGGTGCTGTTCGACCATGTGAGAGCTGAGATTGTATTCAAGTATCTGTGCAAGAACGCGATGACGGTCAAGCAGCTCTCCGATGCCCTTGGAAAGAATCCGGGGACCATACTTCATCATATTGACAAGCTCAAAGCAGCCGGACTGGTTGTCCAGGAACGCACTGAACAGACAGTCACCGGCATAGTGCAGAGATACTATCGAGCGACTGCGAGAGAGTTCAGACTAGGCATCAGTGAGATGATGCGGTCTGAGGGTGGAGTCCGTGACTTCGCCGCAAAACGCCTCTCGTCAATGGTGTCTGGTCTTGCTGTGTACGGAGTTGAGATTCCCGAACACGACATGGCCGAAGCGATTGAGCGACTACAGCGGCTCATTGAACGGGAGAACGAAGTGAGTTCTGATGTGCCAATTGTGGATAGTAGGACTTACGACAGACTCCCAAAGGCTGTACGCGACGACGCATCCCGGATCATGCGTCGCTTCGTGTTGGACACTGATCCGGAATACACCCGACTGAGAGAGGAATGGCATGCATTCCTTCAGTCCCACCTAAGAACGAAGGTGAAGAGACAATGA
- a CDS encoding MFS transporter gives MESPIIRKLFVCVFAFGFTLGALRFLFPFQIVNLGGTEALASLGGTYSAIGQVLGLMLIGRLFRSERRSLAIIGFSVTAFTLTMGLVQDSVLLATCRITEGIASAVLVLLIVRVSCQFATCRGESVGTLLAALFLGSAIGQGLVGLLVESAATSFMIAQKEAIQFLSLLLLVPPVLGMALAPSPTSGPHTKDTAHLNADHGHVHLSHIVHSLMSKRAVLLAVVYLLYDFSHGLYTPVLSLVVSGNGVPLELIGLSYLAGDIVWGLVQLYSGRLVDRLGHVLPLVVSLATKGVVVLLYPTATSLYGFVPLLAVAGAAEGFLEPSRNDAAMEYSTAKEVVHSHPHVYLSRTSGASLPLSRHEHEHTHKSAPDEAVSLLQILGIMGFGLGSAGGAWLLVTQAPLTFLILLGGWVLLATSMISAALYRRRPSPEM, from the coding sequence ATGGAGAGCCCAATCATCCGGAAACTGTTCGTCTGCGTGTTTGCATTCGGTTTCACACTCGGTGCACTCCGTTTCCTGTTTCCCTTTCAGATTGTCAATCTGGGCGGGACTGAGGCTCTCGCATCGCTGGGAGGTACCTACTCTGCCATCGGCCAAGTCCTCGGGCTGATGCTGATTGGCAGGCTCTTTCGTAGCGAGAGGCGGTCTCTTGCTATCATCGGTTTCAGCGTAACTGCCTTCACGCTCACAATGGGACTGGTCCAGGACAGTGTGCTCCTAGCCACATGCCGCATCACAGAAGGCATCGCGTCAGCAGTGTTGGTCCTCCTTATAGTACGAGTGTCGTGTCAGTTCGCTACGTGTCGAGGGGAGTCTGTCGGAACGCTTCTTGCAGCGCTGTTTCTCGGGTCTGCAATTGGCCAAGGGCTTGTTGGTCTCCTCGTAGAGAGCGCAGCCACCTCGTTCATGATTGCCCAGAAGGAGGCCATTCAGTTCCTTTCTCTGCTTCTTCTTGTTCCGCCAGTACTCGGTATGGCGCTTGCGCCATCACCAACCAGCGGGCCCCACACAAAGGACACCGCACATCTGAATGCCGACCACGGGCATGTGCACCTCTCACACATAGTCCACTCATTGATGTCCAAGAGAGCGGTCCTCTTGGCAGTGGTCTATCTCCTCTATGACTTCTCCCATGGACTGTACACGCCTGTGCTGTCTCTAGTCGTCAGTGGTAATGGCGTACCATTGGAACTGATTGGTCTATCGTATCTGGCTGGTGACATAGTCTGGGGTCTCGTACAGCTGTACTCTGGTCGTTTGGTGGACCGTCTCGGTCATGTTCTTCCGCTGGTGGTCAGTCTGGCGACCAAGGGGGTCGTCGTGCTATTATACCCCACAGCCACTTCGCTGTATGGTTTTGTCCCGCTTCTTGCCGTAGCTGGTGCTGCAGAGGGCTTCCTAGAGCCATCACGAAACGATGCGGCGATGGAGTACAGTACAGCGAAGGAGGTGGTACACAGCCATCCCCATGTCTACTTGAGCCGAACATCAGGTGCATCGCTCCCTCTGTCGAGACACGAACACGAGCACACCCACAAGAGTGCCCCCGATGAGGCAGTCTCACTGCTCCAGATCCTCGGAATAATGGGCTTTGGACTCGGTTCTGCTGGGGGTGCCTGGCTGCTCGTGACTCAAGCTCCACTCACGTTTCTAATACTGCTTGGAGGATGGGTGCTATTGGCGACAAGCATGATCTCTGCAGCTCTGTACCGAAGACGTCCGTCTCCTGAGATGTGA
- a CDS encoding ATP-grasp domain-containing protein, whose translation MRIGLVLNTRKGHSEFEVEYDPPHTIELIRHGIEATGHEYVFIEADENLAERLKAARPDLVFNRAEGIRGDSRESHAPAILEMLGIPYVGGNVLTTAVGLNKAWTKKILAYHGILSAQFQVLKAVRDADAAVFKYPVILKPNEEGSSVGINEDNVVHNKEQLKKKLAEMLKDYQQGILVEQFIEGREFSVGVLGTSNGGFEVLPILEIDFSQLPPEVGGVFGQRAKTIYDSLDNYICPAKIPASLRKALGDLAVRIAEILGSVDFGRIDFRMDDKGDIYFLEINPLPGMDLDMENRDFSFYPFMAMKAGYSYDELIRRLLESACHRYGLKL comes from the coding sequence ATGCGCATCGGACTTGTACTGAACACAAGGAAAGGGCACTCGGAATTTGAGGTCGAGTACGATCCCCCTCACACAATCGAGCTCATCAGACATGGAATCGAGGCGACGGGTCACGAGTATGTCTTCATCGAGGCCGATGAGAACTTGGCCGAGCGTCTGAAGGCAGCTCGACCCGACTTGGTGTTCAATCGGGCTGAGGGCATCCGTGGAGACAGTAGGGAGTCGCACGCCCCGGCCATCCTCGAAATGCTTGGTATCCCGTACGTGGGCGGCAACGTCCTCACGACAGCCGTCGGCCTCAACAAGGCATGGACCAAGAAGATACTCGCATATCACGGCATTCTATCAGCGCAGTTCCAAGTCCTCAAGGCAGTGCGTGATGCAGACGCGGCTGTGTTCAAGTACCCTGTCATTCTGAAGCCCAACGAGGAGGGCTCCTCAGTGGGCATAAACGAGGACAATGTAGTGCACAACAAAGAGCAGCTGAAGAAGAAACTCGCTGAGATGCTGAAGGATTACCAGCAGGGTATCCTCGTCGAGCAGTTCATTGAAGGGCGCGAGTTCAGTGTTGGTGTCCTGGGCACGTCCAACGGAGGGTTTGAGGTACTCCCCATACTTGAGATCGACTTCTCTCAGCTGCCACCTGAGGTGGGCGGGGTGTTCGGTCAGCGCGCGAAGACAATCTATGACAGCCTGGACAACTACATATGTCCGGCGAAGATCCCCGCCAGTCTGAGAAAGGCCCTCGGTGACTTGGCCGTCAGGATTGCAGAGATACTCGGCTCTGTGGACTTCGGGCGTATTGACTTCAGAATGGATGACAAGGGTGACATCTACTTCCTCGAAATCAACCCACTGCCCGGAATGGACCTTGACATGGAGAACAGAGACTTCTCGTTCTATCCATTCATGGCCATGAAAGCAGGCTATTCGTATGACGAGCTGATTCGACGGCTTCTGGAGTCTGCATGTCATCGCTATGGACTGAAGCTATAG
- a CDS encoding GNAT family N-acetyltransferase produces the protein MMLDGQPTPDSPVWVSLLERLRQELGPDTRLVFPRTWTEQHTIWFHKIESESFRAELRYSDREIMERLERPKSMAMFVVTEEQPEAVLLGYPLGESTTRKFYLDTMAVMKRGRGLGRLILQTLIDWLKNQGYTSLQLDTEEFNEIGIPLVSFYTKLGFAVLSQDKTGNVSMELVLRPLVS, from the coding sequence ATGATGCTTGACGGTCAACCGACGCCGGATTCTCCAGTCTGGGTCAGTCTTCTTGAGAGGTTGAGGCAGGAGCTGGGACCAGACACAAGGCTCGTCTTCCCGAGGACTTGGACTGAACAGCACACCATCTGGTTTCATAAGATCGAGTCAGAGTCGTTTAGAGCGGAGCTGAGATACTCCGACAGGGAGATCATGGAGCGGCTTGAGAGGCCCAAGTCGATGGCCATGTTTGTTGTCACGGAGGAGCAACCTGAGGCAGTATTGCTTGGTTATCCGCTCGGTGAGTCGACTACTCGGAAGTTCTACTTGGACACTATGGCGGTGATGAAGCGGGGCCGTGGCCTCGGCAGACTGATCCTACAGACACTCATCGACTGGTTGAAGAACCAGGGGTACACGTCATTACAGCTCGACACGGAGGAGTTCAACGAGATTGGGATTCCCCTCGTATCCTTCTACACTAAGCTGGGGTTTGCGGTTCTCTCACAGGACAAGACCGGGAACGTGAGTATGGAGCTGGTCCTTCGACCACTGGTCAGCTGA